A genomic region of Nymphalis io chromosome 3, ilAglIoxx1.1, whole genome shotgun sequence contains the following coding sequences:
- the LOC126781432 gene encoding MPN domain-containing protein CG4751 has product MDLQTSHLAAALMSGNNVFNIPQQESAGGTTDTGNGESKKEKANETQKESTFEEKEELEEEEFSDEESEAQPGNKSIPGRGVTLQMLLEDKMLEPGIAAMTIEYLGQKFVGDLQPDGKIKSHETETIFCSPSAWAIHCKRIINPDKRSGCGWASVKYKGKKLDTIKATYLRKKQLQRENMHTDEETEMEIESPPEPPPQRVVMKHNTVPNRMMQHDANMLIEAVSFSSAGKVQPFLVSVSSNALLVLDIHCHLKKEEVYGYLAGTWDLNNHNLMLTHTFPCLISKNDTRPRVLVELEIQMEIEKLGLTLLGWYHSHPTNPAMPSLRDCDSQLEYQIKMRGPSEISYIPCIGVICSPYNPESPVLESSLTFFWVMPPPEQRPTEYPRPLLLQYNMVHDSHLSTHAMEQIKKSIKYYITFTDDTFVNFKDNYKPDITFLDKLKCTLTPKFPREQSDGLLLHFIRDELGCPSENDDKMDLDALLAVPQVIPACKPNQTSSSNFPSVSTLQQMVSRPPGVPPINVSSAMGSVSPHKFDTPPLNIPVLSSSTKPSKSTTPSLPPTYPTGLDMLTSMALGLGSPNMSLPLGTTGLESLAAANSMLTGFNPGMSSNLSALSSSKLPDLPSYAASLQNLSSNIVNFEKTSTSTSTSCTTSAAPIPANIASNLMMSSADIANALLSASKYSSAGILGIPDPMSKSTLAANNMFLSPSLLKMQESLLKPLSSSSPIPSKVGLDQNLMMKSPHDLIKTGSKDYLPPDFGSIGKAKDSSLDSMKHTDLSVSKGESSKSILSEPQATDYSQLGGSPRIGGDPFLNQMLELTKKTTLPDYVTDFSQNRKITDEEIQKIQSNPLSYSSAASIADTIAQVAMGNFSKMDDVVDYSKSQDYSNTKSLNSENEN; this is encoded by the exons aTGGATTTACAAACATCGCACTTAGCCGCAGCTTTAATGTCAGGAAATAATGTCTTTAATATACCACAACAAGAATCTGCCGGTGGAACAACAGACACTGGTAACGGAGAAAGTAAAAAGGAAAAGGCCAATGAAACTCAAAAAGAAAGCACTTTTGAAGAAAAAGAGGAACTAGAAGAAGAAGAGTTTTCTGACGAG gAGTCTGAAGCACAACCAGGAAACAAATCTATTCCTGGTAGAGGTGTTACTCTACAAATGCTTTTAGAAGATAAAATGTTAGAACCAGGCATTGCAGCAATGACTATAGAATATCtg GGGCAAAAATTTGTTGGTGATTTACAACCTGATGGTAAAATCAAGTCACATGAAACAGAAACAATTTTTTGTTCTCCTTCTGCCTGGGCTATACATTGCAAAAGAATTATTAACCCCGATAAAAGATCTGGCTGTGGTTGGGCCTCAGTAAAATATAAAGGCAAAAAACTTGATACAATTAAAGCAACATATCTTCggaaaaaacaattacaaagaGAGAATATGCACACTGAtg AAGAGACAGAAATGGAAATAGAAAGTCCTCCTGAGCCCCCACCACAGAGAGTTGTCATGAAACATAACACAGTGCCTAACAGAATGATGCAACA TGATGCGAATATGCTAATTGAAGCAGTTTCATTTTCATCAGCTGGGAAAGTTCAACCATTTCTAGTTTCGGTCAGTTCTAATGCTCTTCTTGTTCTTGATATCCATTGTCATTTGAAAAAGGAAGAAGTTTATGGATATCTTGCGGGGACGTGGGACTTAAACAATCata ATCTGATGTTAACACACACATTCCCATGTTTGATTAGTAAAAATGACACAAGGCCTAGGGTTTTAGTGGAACTAGAAATTCAAATGGAAATTGAAAAACTAGGTCTGACACTTTTGGGTTGGTATCACTCCCACCCTACCAACCCTGCCATGCCCAGCTTGAGAGACTGTGATAGTCAGCtggaatatcaaattaaaatgagGGGGCCATCGGAAATATCCTACATTCCTTGCATTGGAGTTATCTGCT CACCCTACAATCCAGAGAGTCCGGTTCTCGAATCTTCCTTAACATTCTTCTGGGTGATGCCGCCGCCAGAACAGAGACCTACAGAATACCCACGGCCTTTATTACTGCAATATAATATGGTTCATGATAGTCATTTATCAACACATGCTATGGAGCAAATTAagaaaagtataaaatactACATTACATTCACAGATGATacgtttgttaattttaaggatAATTATAAACCagacataacatttttagaCAAATTAAAGTGTACTTTAACACCCAAATTTCCAAGAGAACAAAGTGATGGTTTGTTATTACATTTCATAAGAGATGAATTAGGCTGTCCTTCTGAAAACGATGATAAAATGGATTTGGACGCATTGTTGGCTGTGCCTCAAGTTATTCCAGCCTGTAAACCTAATCAGACTTCATCTTCTAACTTTCCATCAGTTAGTACATTGCAGCAAATGGTCAGTAGACCACCTGGTGTACCACCGATTAATGTGTCATCGGCAATGGGATCTGTCTCCCCGCATAAGTTTGATACACCACCATTGAACATACCAGTATTATCGTCTTCTACGAAACCATCTAAATCAACTACACCATCTCTTCCACCAACATATCCAACAGGCTTAGACATGTTAACGAGCATGGCTTTAGGATTAGGATCTCCTAATATGTCGCTTCCTCTAGGCACCACAGGATTAGAGAGTTTAGCGGCTGCAAATAGCATGCTCACCGGTTTTAATCCAGGCATGTCCTCTAATTTATCGGCTTTATCTTCTTCTAAGCTTCCCGATCTTCCCTCATACGCAGCATCGCTACAGAATCTATcaagtaatattgtaaattttgaaaaaacgTCGACCAGTACATCAACAAGTTGTACAACATCTGCCGCGCCTATTCCAGCGAATATAGCCTCGAACTTAATGATGAGCTCCGCGGACATAGCGAATGCTCTGTTATCGGCAAGTAAATATTCCAGCGCTGGAATATTGGGAATACCGGACCCTATGTCGAAGTCAACACTAGCCGCTAATAACATGTTTTTGTCCCCGTCTCTGCTCAAGATGCAAGAGTCACTGCTTAAACCATTGTCAAGTAGTAGTCCAATACCTTCGAAAGTGGGTCTCGATCAGAATTTGATGATGAAAAGTCCGCACGATTTAATCAAAACTGGAAGCAAGGACTATTTACCTCCAGACTTTGGAAGCATCGGCAAAGCCAAAGATAGTTCTCTAGACTCTATGAAACATACGGACCTAAGCGTATCTAAAGGCGAATCGTCTAAATCAATTTTGTCAGAACCTCAGGCGACAGACTACTCCCAGCTAGGTGGCTCGCCGCGAATCGGGGGCGACCCCTTTTTGAATCAAATGTTAGAATTGACTAAAAAAACGACACTTCCGGATTACGTCACAGATTTTAGTCAAAACCGTAAAATTACAGATGAAGAAATTcaaaaaatacaatcaaatcCGCTATCATACTCAAGTGCTGCTAGTATTGCAGATACTATAGCACAAGTAGCGATGGGAAACTTCAGTAAAATGGACGATGTTGTCGACTACAGTAAAAGTCAAGATTACTCTAATACTAAAAGTTTAAATAGTGAAAATGAAaactaa